ACTCACCCAGAAGACATCCCAGGTTCGTCCAGGGTTGTACGCATCGCCTGACGATCGCCCGATTCGGTGCGGTCCCGGGGAGGCGTGCGTGGACGAACTCAGACGTGCAGGGTGGGCCGGTAGACGAGCTCCTGGATGTCGCCGTCGAGCGTCCGGTGCTCGATCAGCTCGAGGTCGAAGTCGGCCCCACCCCGGAAGACCGGGTCCAGCCCGGTCCGACCGGTGATCACGGGGAAGAGCGTCACCTGGACGCGGTCGACCAGACCGGCGGCCATCAACGCCCGGTTCATCGACAGGCTGCCGTGCGAGCGCAACGGCACCTCGGACTCCTCCTTGAGGCGAGCGACGACGTCGACGGCATCGCCGCTTTCGACGTGCGCATCCGGCCAGTCGAGAGGCCCTTCCAGCGTGGTCGACACCACCGTTGCCGGCAGGCCCCTCATCTGCGTGACCCATGGGTCACGCACCTCGGACTCCTCGGTGCTCGCGGCCAGCATCCGCGCGAACAGCCGATAGGTGTTGGCTCCGAAGACCATCCGCTGCTCCTCGCCGTACAGGGCGAGGCGGTGGTCGAGAAGCTCGGGGCCCTGCTTGCCCCAGTAGCCGGTCCAGTTGCCGCCGGCGGCGCCGAAGCCGTCGAGGCTGGAAAAGACGTCGAATGTATAGCTGACGGTCATGATGCTCTCCTCATGTGCGGCACATCGTGCGTCGGGGATACGGGGCCGGCGACCACAGCGCGACTCCGCGGGGGTTCAGGGCGGATTCGGTCGTCGGACACGGGCTGCCGATGCTGGCACGAGTGAGGGTGTGCGAGTCGCGATTCGGCGCCGTTTTGGCCCGACTGCTCCCGTTTCACCCCACGTCGCAGGACCGTGCGCCGGGTGATGTCTTCTTATCGGCGTACACGCGCGTCCGCTCAGGACGGTGCAAGCGAACGCGCTCGGCCCCATGACCGGGTAAGGGTGCTCGGGGTAATCGGGAGGCGATACGGCTGCGGGATGCGGACCACTTCGACGGGTGATCGTGATGCGGCCCGTCCTGGAGATGTACGCGCTCGACGGCTTCGACCTCTGGTCTGTCGCCGAGATCAAAGCATTCGACTTCCTTCCTCTCAGTGGCGAGCTCTCACTCTCCGAGGTCGGAACGGCGGTAATGGGCGTCACCTTCCTGCCCGGTTGTCGCGACGGCCTGGAGGACCGGCGCGACTGTGACAAGCTCGGCATGGACGGAACCCTCCTCGGATTCGGCCACGCCCCCGTGTCGCCGCTTGCGGAGCGATTCGGCGAGACCGTCCGGCTCACCGTCAACGCCGAGCCGGGCGACAGTCCGGCGATCGAACTGCGCGTGTCCGAGCTCCGCGACCTGCTCACCGGTACCGAGCGCGACCTGGCCGACTTCCTCGCGCCGGCGGCCGACTGGCCCTCCGCCACGAGGGCGAGCCCCTGGACCGTCATCGTATGCAACGCGGTGAACACGTTCGTGTTTACCTGCCTGGGACTGGGCACTTCGACGTCCAGGTGCGGGCGTTGAGAAGCCGTGCGCTTTCCGTTCGGTGGTTGATCAGTCGAGCGGAAATGCCCCCGCTGTTAACGGGGGCTTTAACGTTGCCTTGGCGGGCCGGGCCAACAAAAGCAGCGTAAAACGGATAACCCCAAGATTGGGGCTCCCCAATCAGCACATCGTGGGCTTAACTTAGGTGCCATGACCTCCCCCCGCTCCACCTACGGCGGCGGCTACTACGCCGCACCGTCGTTCCCCGACACTCCGATCTACGACTCCTTGGTCGCGGAGCGGGGCACCCCTCAGATCGCGCCGATCCGAGTGCCTGCCGCCTACGACACCGGCAACAGTTATCTGCCGGCCCTGCCGTCGGCGCTGCCGGCCCTTCCCGCGGCTCCGTCCCAGCCGTCCTACGGGTACCCGCAGTCTGCGCCTCAGCAGTACCAGCAGGCGCCGATGCAGCCCGCACAGCTGCAGCACGCCCCTGCGCCGTACATCCCGCAGCAGCCTCAATCGCCCCGCGGTTATCAGCAGCAGCCCCAGCCGCAGCGTCCCGCGCCGAGCACGGGCTACGAGTCGATGCGTCCCGCTTCGCCCCGGCCTGCCCCGGTGCCGTCTCCGTACGAGGACCCGTACAACCGTCCGTACCAGGGCCGGGGATACTGACCGGCTGGCAGGATGGGCGCATGGATCTTCCCGTGCTCCAGGCCGTCCATATCCATCCGGTCAAGTCACTGGCCGCGTGTGCGCGGAGTGAGGCCGCCGTCGAGCCATGGGGACTCGACGGCGACCGCCGCTGGATGCTCGTCGACGCGGCGGACAAGGCCGTGACCCAGCGCCAGCGGGCTCGCATGGCGCTGATCTCCGCCGAGCCCCTGCCGGGCGGTGGGATCGAGCTGTCGGCGCCGGGGAGCGCTCCGCTGACCGTGCAAGTGCCCGCGGCGGGCCGCACGGTGGCCGTTGACCTGTTCAAGCAGAAGATCGAGGTCGTGGAGGCGGCGACGGCCGCCCATGAGTGGCTCGGCGCGTTCCTCGGGGCGGAGGTCCGGCTCGTCCACCTCGACGCGCCCGCGCACCGCAGGCCCATTCCGCCCGAACACAGCAGACTCCTGGATCCGGCGCACGCGCGCCCGGGCGAGACCGTCAGCCTCGCCGACGAGTTTCCGCTGCTGCTCACCACTCTCGCCTCGCTGGACGCCCTCAACTCCCTCGTCGCCCAGGGCGAACGGCCTGACGAGGGGCCTCTGCCGATGAACCGGTTCCGGCCGAATGTCGTCGTGGCGGGCACCGCCCCGTGGGTGGAGGACGACTGGCGGCGCATAGCCATCGGTGAGGTCACCTTCCGCGTGGTGAAATCCTGCGGGCGCTGCGCCATCACCACCACAGACCAGGCGACGGCGGAGCGCGGCAGGGAGCCCCTGCGGACGCTCGCCCGTCATCGCCGCATCGGGAACGACCTCGTCTTCGGGCGGCATCTGATCCCCGACGGGACCGGAGTGATCCGCGTCGGGGACCCTGTCCGCATCCTCGACTGACAGGCCTCCACCGGGCGGCCGGCTGCCGCCCGGCTGCGGCTGATTCCAGGGAACTCTGCCGGAGTGCCCGGACGTTGGGCAGCGTGAGGTTGCTCTCTCTTCGCCTCTCCGGGGTGCGAACCCTGCCGTATCGGGTTATCACGGATACGGAAGGGGGTGGCGACTGTGCGAGCGGTCCCGGGAGTCTGGCGGTGGCGGCACAATCCGCTGCGCCGTGCCACCGACCGCTTCGAGGCGTGGGTGGCCCTGCTCGCTCTGCTCCTGATGCTGCTGGTCGCGCCGGTGGTCGGCTGGATGTGCGGTTCGCTCACGGACGACGCGCTCCAGCGTTCGGTACGGGCCCAGCACGCCGAGCGCCATGTCACGACGGCCGTCGTGGTGCGCCGGGCGGACCGGCCGGGCCAGTTCGTCGGCGATTCCGAAGTGGCGTCGGAGCGCGCCGCGCAGACCTCGGTGGTGGCCCGCTGGCGGACCCCCGACGGCACCGTGCGAACGGGACGGGTGACGACCACGTCCAAGGTCACGGGTCCCGGCTCCCAGGTGCGGATCTGGACGGACGAGCAAGGCAGGCCGGCCCTGCGCCCGATGGACGCACCCACCGCGCACACCCACGCGGCACTGGCCGGATTCGGTGTGTTCCTCCTCTCCGCCGGCCTGGTCGAAGCGGCCCGCCGGGTGATCGTGTGGCAGCTGCGGCTGCGGCGGTACGCCCAGTGGGACCGGGCCTGGGCCAAGGCCGGTCCGGACTGGGGCAGGACCGGCACGGGCAGCTGACGAAAGGGTTCCGGGCGGCCTCCGGCCCGACCCCGTGGGGCTGATGAGCAGCC
The Streptomyces sp. NBC_00234 DNA segment above includes these coding regions:
- a CDS encoding dihydrofolate reductase family protein, whose product is MTVSYTFDVFSSLDGFGAAGGNWTGYWGKQGPELLDHRLALYGEEQRMVFGANTYRLFARMLAASTEESEVRDPWVTQMRGLPATVVSTTLEGPLDWPDAHVESGDAVDVVARLKEESEVPLRSHGSLSMNRALMAAGLVDRVQVTLFPVITGRTGLDPVFRGGADFDLELIEHRTLDGDIQELVYRPTLHV
- a CDS encoding DUF6643 family protein; translation: MTSPRSTYGGGYYAAPSFPDTPIYDSLVAERGTPQIAPIRVPAAYDTGNSYLPALPSALPALPAAPSQPSYGYPQSAPQQYQQAPMQPAQLQHAPAPYIPQQPQSPRGYQQQPQPQRPAPSTGYESMRPASPRPAPVPSPYEDPYNRPYQGRGY
- a CDS encoding MOSC domain-containing protein, producing MDLPVLQAVHIHPVKSLAACARSEAAVEPWGLDGDRRWMLVDAADKAVTQRQRARMALISAEPLPGGGIELSAPGSAPLTVQVPAAGRTVAVDLFKQKIEVVEAATAAHEWLGAFLGAEVRLVHLDAPAHRRPIPPEHSRLLDPAHARPGETVSLADEFPLLLTTLASLDALNSLVAQGERPDEGPLPMNRFRPNVVVAGTAPWVEDDWRRIAIGEVTFRVVKSCGRCAITTTDQATAERGREPLRTLARHRRIGNDLVFGRHLIPDGTGVIRVGDPVRILD
- a CDS encoding Rv1733c family protein, coding for MATVRAVPGVWRWRHNPLRRATDRFEAWVALLALLLMLLVAPVVGWMCGSLTDDALQRSVRAQHAERHVTTAVVVRRADRPGQFVGDSEVASERAAQTSVVARWRTPDGTVRTGRVTTTSKVTGPGSQVRIWTDEQGRPALRPMDAPTAHTHAALAGFGVFLLSAGLVEAARRVIVWQLRLRRYAQWDRAWAKAGPDWGRTGTGS